The following proteins come from a genomic window of Bos mutus isolate GX-2022 chromosome 21, NWIPB_WYAK_1.1, whole genome shotgun sequence:
- the WDR73 gene encoding WD repeat-containing protein 73 isoform X2 produces the protein MEPAEDWLVESLRLYQDFHAFDLSGATRVLEWIGDKGILVAGYESLKKNEILHLILPLRLSVKENQGLFPERDFKVQHGGFSDRSVCDLKHVPDTRLLVTSGPPGSYLQVWQLAEDSDVIRAVSTIDVHEREEPLWPRVAIFPSVAPGVLHGTRLSSLKVVDLHSQKTMYTSGVSDDDVLSSLQVLDMDTFAFCCSSGRLGLVDTRQKWAPSENLSPGPGSTGRQWCAEAGGRGPGPSIARLGSDGQLCLLDPRDLCQPVSSVQCPVSMPSPEPELLRVTWAPGLDNCLAISGFDGTVQVYDVTSWAGLGRQVEPLFTHRGHIFLDDSGMDPAPLVTTHTWHPYKPRTVLSAASDASLHVWDWVDPCASR, from the exons ATGGAGCCCGCGGAGGACTGGCTGGTGGAGTCCTTGCGCTT GTACCAAGATTTCCATGCATTCGACCTCTCGGGAGCCACTCGAGTGCTTGAATGGATTGGTGACAAAG GAATCCTGGTTGCTGGCTATGAAAGcctgaaaaaaaatgagattcttCATCTCATACTGCCTCTCAGACTTTCTGTAAAAGAAAACCAG GGCTTATTCCCTGAAAGAGATTTCAAGGTACAGCATGGAGGATTTTCAGATAGGTCTGTCTGTGATCTGAAGCACGTGCCAGACACCAG GTTGCTGGTGACCAGTGGCCCTCCCGGGAGTTACCTGCAGGTGTGGCAGCTCGCAGAGGACAGTG ATGTCATCAGAGCTGTTAGCACCATTGACGTACACGAGCGCGAGGAGCCTCTTTGGCCCAGGGTGGCCATTTTCCCATCGGTGGCACCCGGCGTCCTCCACGGCACGAGGCTCAGCAGCCTGAAGGTGGTGGATCTACACTCACAGAAGACCATGTACACCTCAG GTGTCAGTGACGACGATGTGCTAAGTAGCCTGCAGGTCCTGGACATGGACACCTTCGCCTTCTGCTGCTCCTCAGGCCGCCTGGGGCTGGTTGACACCCGCCAGAAGTGGGCCCCGTCAGAGAACCTCAGCCCCGGCCCTGGGTCCACTGGAAGGCAGTGGTGTGCAGAAGCTGGCGGCCGGGGCCCTGGGCCCAGCATTGCCCGCCTTGGCTCAGACGGGCAGCTCTGTCTTCTCGACCCCCGGGATCTCTGCCAGCCCGTGAGCTCAGTCCAGTGCCCCGTGTCCATGCCCAGCCCTGAGCCAGAGCTGCTGCGAGTGACTTGGGCCCCTGGCCTGGACAACTGCTTGGCCATTTCAG GGTTCGATGGGACAGTCCAGGTCTATGACGTCACGTCTTGGGCTGGACTGGGGCGCCAAGTAGAACCTCTCTTCACTCACAGAGGTCACATCTTCCTAGACGACAGTGGGATGGACCCTGCCCCGCTGGTCACCACCCACACCTGGCACCCCTACAAACCAAGGACTGTGTTATCGGCAGCCAGTGACGCCTCTCTGCATGTGTGGGACTGGGTGGACCCCTGTGCCTCTCGCTGA
- the WDR73 gene encoding WD repeat-containing protein 73 isoform X1 produces MDCSRPAPLSMGLSRYQDFHAFDLSGATRVLEWIGDKGILVAGYESLKKNEILHLILPLRLSVKENQGLFPERDFKVQHGGFSDRSVCDLKHVPDTRLLVTSGPPGSYLQVWQLAEDSDVIRAVSTIDVHEREEPLWPRVAIFPSVAPGVLHGTRLSSLKVVDLHSQKTMYTSGVSDDDVLSSLQVLDMDTFAFCCSSGRLGLVDTRQKWAPSENLSPGPGSTGRQWCAEAGGRGPGPSIARLGSDGQLCLLDPRDLCQPVSSVQCPVSMPSPEPELLRVTWAPGLDNCLAISGFDGTVQVYDVTSWAGLGRQVEPLFTHRGHIFLDDSGMDPAPLVTTHTWHPYKPRTVLSAASDASLHVWDWVDPCASR; encoded by the exons atggactgtagccggccagctcctctgtccatgggcttatccag GTACCAAGATTTCCATGCATTCGACCTCTCGGGAGCCACTCGAGTGCTTGAATGGATTGGTGACAAAG GAATCCTGGTTGCTGGCTATGAAAGcctgaaaaaaaatgagattcttCATCTCATACTGCCTCTCAGACTTTCTGTAAAAGAAAACCAG GGCTTATTCCCTGAAAGAGATTTCAAGGTACAGCATGGAGGATTTTCAGATAGGTCTGTCTGTGATCTGAAGCACGTGCCAGACACCAG GTTGCTGGTGACCAGTGGCCCTCCCGGGAGTTACCTGCAGGTGTGGCAGCTCGCAGAGGACAGTG ATGTCATCAGAGCTGTTAGCACCATTGACGTACACGAGCGCGAGGAGCCTCTTTGGCCCAGGGTGGCCATTTTCCCATCGGTGGCACCCGGCGTCCTCCACGGCACGAGGCTCAGCAGCCTGAAGGTGGTGGATCTACACTCACAGAAGACCATGTACACCTCAG GTGTCAGTGACGACGATGTGCTAAGTAGCCTGCAGGTCCTGGACATGGACACCTTCGCCTTCTGCTGCTCCTCAGGCCGCCTGGGGCTGGTTGACACCCGCCAGAAGTGGGCCCCGTCAGAGAACCTCAGCCCCGGCCCTGGGTCCACTGGAAGGCAGTGGTGTGCAGAAGCTGGCGGCCGGGGCCCTGGGCCCAGCATTGCCCGCCTTGGCTCAGACGGGCAGCTCTGTCTTCTCGACCCCCGGGATCTCTGCCAGCCCGTGAGCTCAGTCCAGTGCCCCGTGTCCATGCCCAGCCCTGAGCCAGAGCTGCTGCGAGTGACTTGGGCCCCTGGCCTGGACAACTGCTTGGCCATTTCAG GGTTCGATGGGACAGTCCAGGTCTATGACGTCACGTCTTGGGCTGGACTGGGGCGCCAAGTAGAACCTCTCTTCACTCACAGAGGTCACATCTTCCTAGACGACAGTGGGATGGACCCTGCCCCGCTGGTCACCACCCACACCTGGCACCCCTACAAACCAAGGACTGTGTTATCGGCAGCCAGTGACGCCTCTCTGCATGTGTGGGACTGGGTGGACCCCTGTGCCTCTCGCTGA
- the NMB gene encoding neuromedin-B isoform X1, with protein sequence MTLRAVGVRLLGGLLLFALLAAGAAPLGWDLPESRSRASKIRVHPRGNLWATGHFMGKKSLEPPSPSLLGTAPHTSLRDQTPQLSHHLLRVLLQKQALGMSLSVPAPHTQEAAGANAAEVMLLIRKT encoded by the exons ATGACCCTGCGAGCGGTGGGTGTTCGGCTGCTCGGTGGCCTCCTGCTCTTCGCTCTGCTCGCGGCTGGCGCCGCCCCGCTCGGCTGGGATCTTCCGGAGTCCCGCAGCCGGGCCAGCAAGATCCGAGTGCACCCGCGGGGCAACCTCTGGGCCACCG GTCACTTCATGGGCAAGAAGAGCCTGGAGCCCCCCAGCCCATCCCTACTGGGGACAGCTCCCCACACCTCCCTGAGGGACCAGACACCACAGCTGAGTCATCATCTGCTCAGGGTCCTCCTGCAAAAGCAAGCTCTGGGCATGAGCCTCAGTGTCCCAGCACCTCACACCCAG GAGGCTGCTGGTGCAAACGCTGCAGAAGTGATGCTATTAATCAGGAAGACATGA
- the NMB gene encoding neuromedin-B isoform X2, producing MTLRAVGVRLLGGLLLFALLAAGAAPLGWDLPESRSRASKIRVHPRGNLWATGHFMGKKSLEPPSPSLLGTAPHTSLRDQTPQLSHHLLRVLLQKQALGMSLSVPAPHTQHRRLLVQTLQK from the exons ATGACCCTGCGAGCGGTGGGTGTTCGGCTGCTCGGTGGCCTCCTGCTCTTCGCTCTGCTCGCGGCTGGCGCCGCCCCGCTCGGCTGGGATCTTCCGGAGTCCCGCAGCCGGGCCAGCAAGATCCGAGTGCACCCGCGGGGCAACCTCTGGGCCACCG GTCACTTCATGGGCAAGAAGAGCCTGGAGCCCCCCAGCCCATCCCTACTGGGGACAGCTCCCCACACCTCCCTGAGGGACCAGACACCACAGCTGAGTCATCATCTGCTCAGGGTCCTCCTGCAAAAGCAAGCTCTGGGCATGAGCCTCAGTGTCCCAGCACCTCACACCCAG CACAGGAGGCTGCTGGTGCAAACGCTGCAGAAGTGA
- the NMB gene encoding neuromedin-B isoform X3, translated as MTLRAVGVRLLGGLLLFALLAAGAAPLGWDLPESRSRASKIRVHPRGNLWATGHFMGKKSLEPPSPSLLGTAPHTSLRDQTPQLSHHLLRVLLQKQALGMSLSVPAPHTQDLH; from the exons ATGACCCTGCGAGCGGTGGGTGTTCGGCTGCTCGGTGGCCTCCTGCTCTTCGCTCTGCTCGCGGCTGGCGCCGCCCCGCTCGGCTGGGATCTTCCGGAGTCCCGCAGCCGGGCCAGCAAGATCCGAGTGCACCCGCGGGGCAACCTCTGGGCCACCG GTCACTTCATGGGCAAGAAGAGCCTGGAGCCCCCCAGCCCATCCCTACTGGGGACAGCTCCCCACACCTCCCTGAGGGACCAGACACCACAGCTGAGTCATCATCTGCTCAGGGTCCTCCTGCAAAAGCAAGCTCTGGGCATGAGCCTCAGTGTCCCAGCACCTCACACCCAG GATCTCCATTGA